The following proteins come from a genomic window of Myroides odoratus DSM 2801:
- a CDS encoding WG repeat-containing protein — protein sequence MNRVLVCFLLLVGVSCMTSKSTHQPYLYNNGPDFVVEGMYRIIDEEGKMGFANVKGQVVIKPQFAFVFPFKNGVAKATFEGRSREVEGSRGEYHYWDSSSWFYIDKNGNIVSETTHN from the coding sequence ATGAATAGAGTATTGGTGTGTTTTTTACTACTTGTAGGAGTGAGTTGCATGACGTCAAAATCAACTCATCAACCTTATTTGTATAACAATGGACCTGATTTTGTAGTGGAAGGAATGTATCGCATTATTGATGAAGAGGGCAAAATGGGATTTGCGAATGTCAAAGGACAAGTAGTGATTAAGCCTCAATTTGCTTTTGTATTTCCTTTTAAAAATGGCGTAGCGAAAGCTACTTTTGAAGGTAGAAGTAGAGAAGTTGAAGGATCTCGAGGGGAATACCATTATTGGGATAGTTCATCGTGGTTTTATATTGATAAAAATGGAAACATAGTTTCTGAAACAACCCATAATTAA
- a CDS encoding YihY/virulence factor BrkB family protein codes for MSREIEDKLAQIPVLNKIVSALQRVKFSFLDGYSLYDLIELYLVGIIKGAFSYRAGSIAFSFFMALFPFALFILNLIPYIPIDNFQADFLQFIENSVPPNTYEAIQSIILDIMNNSYKSLLSSGFLLSIFLMTNGVFAIIGGFESSYHITISRNIIRQYLVALALSLILSFVLIFSVAFYVILEVLIYRLAIGANWLVWVRNLYLLLVVLLTTSILYKFGAKETKGVSFISIGSVFTTILYVLTSYGFGVYVLRFARYNELYGSIGTLLVVMFYLWINCMILLLGFELNLAIRKIKLKK; via the coding sequence ATGTCTAGAGAAATAGAAGATAAATTAGCCCAGATACCTGTGCTGAATAAAATCGTGAGCGCATTACAACGAGTAAAGTTTTCTTTTCTTGATGGGTATTCGCTGTATGATTTAATTGAGTTGTATTTGGTCGGAATCATCAAAGGTGCCTTTTCGTATCGAGCGGGTTCTATTGCTTTTAGTTTCTTTATGGCCTTGTTTCCCTTTGCTTTATTTATTCTGAATTTAATCCCCTATATTCCTATTGATAATTTTCAAGCCGACTTTTTACAGTTCATTGAAAATTCAGTTCCACCAAATACGTATGAAGCCATTCAATCTATTATTCTGGATATCATGAATAATAGTTATAAATCTTTATTATCATCCGGATTTTTACTTTCTATTTTCTTGATGACCAATGGTGTATTTGCTATTATCGGAGGATTTGAATCGTCCTACCATATTACCATTTCTCGCAATATCATTCGACAGTATTTAGTTGCCTTGGCACTTTCTCTTATTCTATCTTTTGTTTTAATCTTTTCAGTTGCGTTTTATGTAATCTTAGAAGTATTAATTTACCGTTTAGCAATTGGTGCCAATTGGTTAGTCTGGGTCCGTAATCTATATTTATTACTCGTCGTTTTATTAACTACTTCTATTTTATATAAATTTGGTGCCAAAGAAACAAAAGGGGTATCTTTTATTTCTATTGGTTCTGTCTTTACAACTATTTTATACGTTTTAACCTCTTATGGGTTTGGAGTATATGTACTTCGATTTGCTCGATATAATGAATTATATGGCTCAATTGGGACTTTATTGGTGGTGATGTTCTATTTGTGGATTAACTGTATGATTTTATTATTAGGTTTTGAATTAAATTTGGCTATTCGTAAGATTAAGTTAAAAAAATAA
- the nadC gene encoding carboxylating nicotinate-nucleotide diphosphorylase, with product MISEQQFQAELNQIIVNAIREDVGDGDHSSLACIPADAKGKAQVLVKEAGIIAGVEFAQLVLQYVDPALEVEVFIPDGTAVKVGDIVLTIAGSSQSILKAERFMLNAMQRMSAIATKTRVFVDLLEGTGTKILDTRKTTPGIRAIEKWAVKIAGGENHRFALYDMIMLKDNHIDFAGGIKEAIEKTNTYLKENNKALKIIVEARDLNEVQQILACENVYRILLDNFDFETTKKAVELIGNQCQTESSGNINEETVREYALCGVDFVSSGALTHSVYNMDLSLKAVL from the coding sequence ATGATTTCAGAACAACAATTCCAAGCTGAATTAAATCAGATTATAGTTAATGCCATACGCGAAGATGTAGGAGATGGCGATCATAGTTCATTGGCGTGTATTCCTGCTGATGCGAAAGGAAAAGCACAAGTATTAGTCAAAGAAGCGGGTATTATTGCCGGAGTAGAATTTGCACAGCTGGTTTTGCAGTACGTAGATCCTGCGTTAGAAGTAGAGGTTTTCATCCCAGATGGAACAGCTGTAAAAGTTGGAGATATTGTATTGACGATCGCTGGATCTTCTCAATCTATTTTAAAAGCGGAGCGTTTTATGTTGAATGCGATGCAACGAATGAGTGCCATTGCAACGAAAACACGTGTTTTTGTCGATTTGTTGGAAGGAACGGGGACCAAAATATTGGATACCAGAAAAACAACACCAGGTATTCGCGCCATTGAAAAATGGGCGGTAAAAATTGCTGGGGGCGAAAATCACCGTTTTGCTTTGTATGATATGATTATGCTGAAAGACAATCACATTGACTTTGCTGGAGGAATAAAAGAGGCGATTGAAAAAACAAATACGTATCTGAAAGAAAACAACAAAGCGTTGAAAATTATTGTTGAAGCGCGTGACCTGAATGAAGTACAACAGATTTTAGCTTGTGAGAATGTATACCGTATTTTGTTAGATAACTTTGATTTTGAAACAACAAAAAAAGCAGTGGAATTAATTGGCAATCAATGTCAAACGGAGTCCTCTGGAAATATAAATGAAGAAACAGTACGCGAATACGCGCTTTGCGGGGTTGATTTTGTTTCCTCAGGGGCATTGACGCATTCCGTTTACAATATGGATTTAAGTTTAAAAGCAGTTTTATAG
- a CDS encoding DJ-1/PfpI family protein yields MAKKVLMLAGDFVEDYEVMVPYQALLSVGVAVDVVCPGKKKNDIIATAIHDFVGFQTYAESRGHNFVINKSFDEVKLDDYAGLYVCGGRAPEYIRLNKRVIEIVQYFFEKNLPIAAICHGIQVLTPAGVLKGRTLTAYPAVGPDIVVAGGTYKEIDADKAITDGNLTTSPAWPGHPAILSEFYKLLGVKIG; encoded by the coding sequence ATGGCAAAAAAAGTATTAATGTTAGCAGGTGATTTCGTAGAAGATTACGAAGTAATGGTTCCTTATCAAGCGCTATTATCCGTTGGAGTAGCTGTGGATGTGGTTTGTCCAGGAAAGAAAAAGAATGATATCATCGCAACGGCCATTCACGATTTTGTTGGATTCCAAACGTATGCAGAAAGTAGAGGACATAATTTTGTAATCAACAAGAGTTTTGATGAGGTAAAACTAGATGATTATGCAGGATTATATGTTTGTGGGGGACGTGCTCCAGAATATATTCGATTAAATAAACGAGTGATTGAAATCGTTCAGTATTTTTTTGAAAAAAACTTACCTATTGCAGCAATTTGCCACGGTATTCAAGTATTAACTCCAGCAGGTGTATTGAAAGGGAGAACGTTGACTGCTTATCCAGCGGTTGGTCCTGATATTGTAGTTGCGGGTGGAACATACAAGGAGATTGATGCAGATAAAGCAATTACAGATGGCAATTTAACAACTTCACCAGCATGGCCTGGACATCCAGCTATTTTGAGCGAATTTTATAAGCTCTTAGGAGTAAAAATAGGATAA
- a CDS encoding DUF2147 domain-containing protein encodes MRNTMFILVFLLGGFMTMNAQSIIGKWKTFDDQTGDAKSIVEISEKGGKYQGKVIEILNPAKKDSKCEKCPGDDKGKPIEGLVIIKNLTKKGEEYTGGTIIDPQSGKEYKCSIKMNGKTKLEVRGYVGISLIGRTQTWTKM; translated from the coding sequence ATGAGAAATACAATGTTTATACTCGTGTTTTTATTGGGTGGTTTCATGACGATGAATGCTCAATCGATCATTGGTAAATGGAAAACGTTTGACGATCAAACAGGAGACGCGAAATCTATCGTGGAGATATCAGAAAAAGGAGGTAAATACCAAGGGAAAGTTATCGAAATATTAAATCCTGCAAAAAAGGATTCTAAATGTGAAAAATGCCCAGGGGATGATAAAGGAAAACCAATTGAAGGATTGGTGATTATCAAAAACCTAACGAAAAAAGGAGAAGAATATACAGGGGGAACAATTATTGATCCACAGTCTGGAAAAGAATATAAATGTTCAATTAAAATGAACGGAAAAACAAAATTAGAAGTTCGTGGATATGTTGGAATTTCATTGATTGGACGAACACAAACATGGACTAAAATGTAA
- a CDS encoding DUF2147 domain-containing protein yields the protein MKKLMYAMLFLLGGLLNMNAQTEYSIVGKWKAVDSNGKDKAIVEIKENQGVYTGRIVSILDPDDKGKKCEKCPGGDVARTYEGLTIIKNMKKEERNKYSGGTILDPETGKEYSCSIKLVGYSKIEVTGTAQIYLLGKTTTWAKSS from the coding sequence ATGAAAAAATTAATGTATGCAATGCTGTTTTTATTGGGAGGATTGTTAAACATGAATGCCCAGACAGAATATTCAATTGTTGGTAAATGGAAAGCTGTAGATAGCAATGGAAAAGACAAGGCAATTGTTGAAATAAAAGAAAATCAAGGAGTTTATACAGGGCGTATTGTTAGTATTTTAGACCCTGATGATAAAGGTAAAAAATGTGAAAAGTGCCCTGGAGGAGATGTAGCTAGGACCTATGAGGGGTTAACCATTATAAAAAACATGAAAAAAGAGGAACGTAATAAGTACAGTGGAGGAACTATTTTGGATCCAGAAACAGGAAAAGAGTACAGTTGTTCCATAAAACTTGTTGGTTATAGTAAAATAGAAGTGACAGGAACAGCCCAGATTTATCTCTTAGGAAAAACAACAACGTGGGCAAAGTCATCTTAA